Proteins from one Staphylococcus saprophyticus subsp. saprophyticus ATCC 15305 = NCTC 7292 genomic window:
- the rpmB gene encoding 50S ribosomal protein L28, whose amino-acid sequence MGKQCFVTGRKASTGNNRSHALNSSKRRWNANLQKVRILVDGKPKKVWVSARALKSGKVTRV is encoded by the coding sequence ATGGGCAAACAATGTTTCGTAACAGGTCGTAAAGCTTCAACTGGAAACAATCGTTCTCACGCTTTAAATTCTTCTAAAAGAAGATGGAATGCTAACCTTCAAAAAGTTAGAATTCTTGTAGACGGAAAACCTAAAAAAGTTTGGGTTTCTGCACGTGCTTTAAAATCTGGTAAAGTAACTAGAGTTTAA
- a CDS encoding thiamine diphosphokinase: MKANLLCGNRNLPKHILVEHKHEHWIGIDRGTLILLESGITPQFAVGDFDSISDSERNFIQQQIEINPYNSEKDDTDLALGIDQAVKRGYRNIDVYGATGGRLDHFMGALQILEKPEYAKMNINIKLIDDTNEIQFIQKGQFNVTYSEQFPYISFIPVIYPTVISLKGFKYNLQNETLKLGSTLTISNELSQSCGNIEIIEGSVLMIRSKD; this comes from the coding sequence ATGAAAGCCAATTTATTATGTGGCAATAGAAATTTGCCCAAGCATATTTTAGTGGAACATAAACATGAACATTGGATTGGTATAGATAGAGGCACCTTGATCTTGCTAGAATCTGGGATTACACCTCAATTTGCAGTCGGTGATTTCGATTCTATTTCTGATTCAGAGAGGAACTTTATACAACAACAGATAGAGATAAATCCTTATAATTCTGAAAAAGATGACACAGATTTAGCTTTAGGTATTGATCAAGCAGTAAAGCGTGGCTATCGAAATATTGATGTTTATGGTGCGACGGGCGGTAGACTAGATCATTTCATGGGCGCCTTACAAATACTGGAAAAACCGGAATATGCAAAAATGAATATCAACATTAAATTAATAGATGATACAAATGAAATTCAATTTATACAAAAAGGTCAGTTTAATGTGACGTATAGTGAACAATTTCCATATATTTCATTTATACCAGTCATCTATCCAACTGTAATTTCATTGAAAGGCTTTAAATATAACTTACAAAATGAAACACTGAAACTTGGTTCAACGCTTACTATTTCAAATGAATTAAGTCAATCTTGTGGGAATATAGAAATAATTGAAGGCAGTGTATTGATGATTCGAAGTAAAGATTAA
- the rpe gene encoding ribulose-phosphate 3-epimerase, producing the protein MAKLYPSLLSADFLNLQQELTALEKAGVDGVHFDVMDGQFVPNISIGLPILDSVRKGTDLPIDVHLMIEEPEKYVELFAEHGADMISVHVEATPHIHRVIEQIKNKNVKAGVVINPGTPVDSIRPVLKMVDYVLVMTVNPGFGGQTFINDCVEKLDQLSEIKKAQGLNFDIEVDGGINNNTVETVVNHGATMLVAGSYFFKHDDYQTVTNTLKG; encoded by the coding sequence GTGGCAAAATTATATCCATCATTATTATCAGCAGATTTTTTGAATTTACAACAAGAGTTAACTGCTTTAGAAAAGGCAGGCGTTGATGGGGTACATTTTGACGTCATGGATGGACAATTTGTACCTAACATTTCAATCGGACTACCTATATTGGATTCAGTACGTAAAGGTACAGATTTACCTATTGATGTGCATCTTATGATAGAAGAACCTGAAAAATATGTTGAATTATTTGCTGAGCATGGCGCTGATATGATTTCAGTACATGTTGAAGCAACACCCCATATTCACAGAGTGATTGAACAAATTAAGAATAAAAATGTAAAAGCTGGTGTGGTGATTAATCCTGGGACGCCAGTTGATTCAATTCGTCCGGTATTAAAAATGGTAGATTATGTATTGGTTATGACAGTAAACCCTGGTTTTGGTGGTCAAACATTTATAAATGATTGCGTAGAAAAACTGGATCAATTATCTGAAATCAAAAAAGCGCAAGGCTTAAACTTTGATATTGAAGTAGATGGTGGTATTAACAATAACACTGTTGAAACTGTAGTTAACCATGGTGCGACAATGTTAGTTGCAGGGTCATACTTTTTTAAACACGATGATTATCAAACGGTAACTAACACATTGAAAGGTTGA
- the rsgA gene encoding ribosome small subunit-dependent GTPase A, translated as MKTGRIIKSISGVYRVDVDGEMYDTKPRGLFRKNKFSPIVGDVVDFEVENVTEGYIHHVHERKNEIKRPPVSNVDHLIIVMSAVEPDFSTQLLDRFLVIAHSYHMRPRILVTKKDLTSLEKQHDIEKLLEVYENMSYKTQFISINEDIEQVFSSWGDGLAVLSGQSGVGKSTLLNKYFPNIEIETQHISKALNRGRHTTRHVELFERAKGFIADTPGFSALDYDHIQKDEIKNYFMEIHEYGATCKFRDCNHINEPKCNVKAELENGNIAQFRYDHYLQLFKEISNRKERY; from the coding sequence GTGAAAACAGGACGCATCATAAAATCAATCAGTGGTGTTTACCGAGTTGATGTAGACGGTGAAATGTATGATACAAAACCACGTGGCCTTTTTAGAAAAAATAAATTTTCACCTATTGTAGGTGATGTCGTTGATTTTGAAGTAGAAAATGTAACGGAAGGTTATATACATCATGTACATGAACGAAAAAATGAAATAAAGCGACCGCCTGTTAGTAATGTCGACCATCTCATTATTGTAATGAGTGCTGTAGAACCAGATTTTTCTACACAGTTACTAGATAGGTTTTTAGTAATTGCGCATTCTTATCATATGCGTCCGCGTATTCTTGTAACTAAAAAAGATTTGACATCTTTGGAAAAACAACACGATATTGAAAAATTGCTAGAAGTTTATGAGAATATGAGCTATAAAACACAATTCATAAGTATTAATGAAGATATTGAACAAGTCTTTTCAAGTTGGGGTGATGGTTTAGCTGTGTTGAGTGGTCAATCAGGTGTTGGTAAATCAACGTTATTGAATAAATATTTTCCTAATATAGAGATTGAAACACAACACATTTCTAAAGCGTTAAATCGTGGTCGTCATACAACACGTCATGTTGAATTGTTTGAGAGAGCTAAAGGCTTTATAGCAGATACGCCAGGCTTTAGTGCTTTGGATTATGATCATATACAAAAAGATGAAATCAAAAATTATTTCATGGAAATACATGAATATGGTGCGACATGTAAGTTCAGAGATTGTAACCATATTAATGAACCGAAATGTAATGTTAAAGCTGAATTAGAAAATGGCAATATTGCCCAGTTTAGATACGATCATTATTTACAGCTATTTAAAGAAATTTCAAATAGAAAGGAAAGATATTAA
- a CDS encoding Asp23/Gls24 family envelope stress response protein — protein MTLEITNDYGSIDISNEVISSVVGSKAVECYGIVGMASRQQVRDGIAEILGHENYAKGIIVREDNGVVDVDMYIIVSFGTKISEVASNVQSTVKYTLEQTLKIKVNSINIFVQGVRINNGTKN, from the coding sequence ATGACATTAGAAATCACAAATGATTACGGTAGTATAGACATTTCAAACGAAGTAATATCTTCAGTTGTGGGTAGTAAAGCAGTAGAATGTTATGGAATTGTAGGCATGGCTTCTAGACAACAAGTTAGAGATGGCATTGCAGAAATACTCGGACATGAAAATTATGCTAAAGGTATCATTGTACGAGAAGATAATGGCGTTGTTGACGTAGATATGTACATTATTGTAAGCTTTGGAACAAAAATATCTGAAGTAGCTAGCAATGTACAATCAACAGTAAAATATACATTAGAACAAACATTAAAAATAAAAGTAAATTCAATCAATATATTTGTACAAGGTGTGCGCATTAATAATGGCACGAAAAACTAG
- the fakA gene encoding fatty acid kinase catalytic subunit FakA — translation MVSKIDGKLFAEMIIQGAQNLSNHADLVDSLNVYPVPDGDTGTNMNLTMTSGREAVENNLSQQIGELGKTFSKGLLMGARGNSGVILSQLFRGFSKSLETYETINAKQFAESFKAGVDTAYKAIMKPVEGTILTVARDAADAAIQKAEETDDCIELMAYILEEAEVSLENTPNLLPVLKEVGVVDSGGKGLAIVYAGFLKALKGETISAQSPKLNKESLVNEEHDFHGVINTEDIVYGYCTEMMVRFGKNKKTFDEQNFREDMSQFGDSLLVINDEEIVKVHVHTEKPGDVFNYGQQYGELIKLKVENMREQHREVVKKEHDGGKAISTEETQAVDTAVIAISMGEGISEIFKSMGATHMISGGQTMNPSTEDIVKIIEQSQCKRAIILPNNKNILMASEQAAEIVEADTIVIPTKSIPQGIAALFNYDETDSLESNKSRMVESLEAVRSGSVTYAVRDTKIDGVEIKKDAFMGLIEDKIVTSHADQFETVKGLMAEMINEDSEIITMIVGMDADKTVTSDIEDWMEATYPDVELEQHDGQQPVYQYLFSVE, via the coding sequence ATGGTAAGCAAAATAGATGGTAAATTATTTGCCGAGATGATTATACAAGGGGCGCAAAATTTATCAAATCATGCAGACTTAGTTGATTCATTGAACGTTTATCCAGTACCAGATGGAGATACTGGGACGAATATGAATTTGACGATGACATCAGGGAGAGAAGCAGTCGAAAACAATTTATCTCAACAAATTGGTGAACTAGGTAAGACATTTTCTAAAGGTTTATTGATGGGTGCTAGAGGGAACTCTGGTGTGATTTTGTCACAATTATTTAGAGGGTTTAGTAAAAGTTTAGAAACATATGAAACAATTAATGCTAAACAATTTGCTGAAAGTTTTAAAGCAGGTGTAGATACAGCGTATAAAGCAATCATGAAACCAGTTGAGGGAACGATTTTAACAGTAGCAAGAGATGCAGCTGATGCAGCTATACAAAAGGCAGAAGAAACCGACGATTGTATTGAATTAATGGCTTACATTCTCGAAGAAGCAGAAGTCTCACTTGAAAACACACCGAATTTATTACCAGTATTAAAAGAAGTCGGTGTTGTAGATAGTGGAGGTAAAGGCTTAGCTATTGTTTACGCTGGATTTTTAAAAGCATTAAAAGGTGAAACGATATCTGCACAGTCACCAAAATTAAATAAAGAGTCTTTAGTTAATGAAGAACATGATTTTCATGGCGTAATTAATACGGAAGATATCGTTTATGGCTATTGTACTGAAATGATGGTTCGTTTTGGAAAAAATAAAAAAACCTTTGATGAGCAGAATTTTAGAGAAGACATGAGCCAGTTTGGGGATTCTTTATTAGTTATCAACGATGAGGAAATTGTTAAAGTGCATGTGCATACAGAAAAACCAGGTGACGTATTTAACTATGGTCAACAGTATGGTGAATTAATTAAGTTAAAAGTCGAAAATATGCGTGAACAACATCGTGAAGTTGTGAAAAAAGAACATGACGGTGGCAAAGCAATATCTACAGAAGAAACGCAGGCAGTCGACACTGCAGTCATTGCAATCTCCATGGGTGAAGGTATTTCAGAGATTTTCAAGTCAATGGGTGCGACACACATGATTAGTGGTGGACAAACAATGAATCCATCAACAGAAGATATTGTCAAGATTATTGAACAATCACAATGTAAACGTGCAATCATTTTACCTAATAATAAAAACATTCTAATGGCTAGTGAACAAGCTGCTGAAATTGTAGAAGCTGATACTATAGTCATTCCGACCAAATCAATACCACAAGGCATTGCTGCGTTATTTAATTACGATGAAACTGATTCACTCGAATCTAATAAATCAAGAATGGTGGAATCTTTAGAAGCAGTACGTTCTGGTTCAGTGACATACGCTGTGAGAGATACTAAAATTGATGGTGTTGAAATTAAAAAAGACGCATTTATGGGCTTGATTGAGGATAAAATTGTAACAAGTCATGCTGATCAATTTGAAACGGTTAAGGGATTAATGGCAGAAATGATTAATGAAGATAGTGAAATCATTACGATGATCGTTGGTATGGATGCTGATAAAACAGTTACTTCAGACATTGAAGATTGGATGGAAGCAACATATCCAGACGTTGAATTAGAACAACATGATGGTCAACAACCTGTTTATCAATATTTGTTTTCTGTAGAATAA